Proteins encoded in a region of the Prunus persica cultivar Lovell chromosome G4, Prunus_persica_NCBIv2, whole genome shotgun sequence genome:
- the LOC18780368 gene encoding photosynthetic NDH subunit of lumenal location 3, chloroplastic gives MARLANLNGVSETLPAIPRLPGIQGTQKRVSIVGFMGKKKDDFQEQPLQTTRRLALGLASIALVGNSCNGVSLAEGNGFWIDGPLPVPSAENKIANEKTGTRSFLKKGLYMANIGTKGRKFRLKKYAFDLLAMADLIAQDTLNYVRRFLRLKSTFMYFDFDQVISAAPVDEKQPLTDLANRLFDTVEKLDGAVRQRNLSETESYYKDTTVILQEVMDRMA, from the exons ATGGCTCGTTTGGCAAACTTAAATGGagtctctgaaacactgccagcCATACCAAGGCTTCCAGGCATACAAGGGACCCAAAAGAGAGTGAGCATTGTTGGCTTTATGGGCAAGAAAAAAGATGATTTTCAGGAACAGCCACTACAAACTACAAGAAGACTAGCATTAGGCCTCGCCTCTATTGCACTTGTTGGGAACTCCTGCAATGGAGTCTCTCTTGCTGAGGGCAACGGGTTCTGGATCGACGGCCCCCTGCCCGTGCCTTCTGCTGAAAACA AAATTGCAAATGAGAAGACGGGGACTCGTTCTTTTCTGAAAAAGGGTCTCTACATGGCAAACATTGGAACCAAAGGGAGGAAGTTTAGGCTTAAGAAATATGCATTTGATCTCCTGGCAATGGCAGATTTGATTGCACAAGATACCCTAAACTATGTTAGAAGGTTCCTGCGGCTAAAATCCACATTCATGTACTTTGATTTCGACCAAGTTATCTCTGCAGCACCAGTCGATGAGAAACAACCTCTCACTGATCTTGCTAATAGATTGTTTGACACCGTAGAAAAG CTTGATGGCGCTGTGAGGCAACGCAACCTATCCGAGACTGAATCATATTATAAAGACACAACAGTTATTCTCCAGGAGGTCATGGATCGAATGGCATGA
- the LOC18781469 gene encoding kinesin-like protein KIN-14N isoform X2 — protein MVGTARNGRVRHAFSVVNGGQDLGPSSAPASNAGSECDGIEFTREDVEALLNERPRRKDRFNLKEKCDTLTEYIKRLKLCIKWFQELEGSYLFEREKLQNSVEVSERQCNEMGILFKNKEEELNSIIAELRKSFASVEEKFTKEELDKMTAMESLTREREARLEIERSQNSLSDELGRVQRELSSANQKITSLNDMYKRLQDYIASLQQYNSKLHMDLSTVEEDLKRVEKEKTSMVENLSMLRGQLSVTRQSQDDAIKQRDSLVNEVACLRMELQQERCLSQSNEIRTLKDQLLTAEGKLQMSDLSTLETRAEYEGQKKLISELQTRLADAEFKLIDGEMLRKKLHNTILELKGNIRVFCRVRPLLADDGPSTEGKVISYPTAMDALGRGIDLVQTGQKHSFTFDKVFMPDVSQEDVFEDISQLVQSALDGYKVCIFAYGQTGSGKTYTMMGNPGDPEEKGLIPRSLEQIFKTRQSLQPQGWKYEMQVSMLEIYNETIRDLLSPNRSSSDMLRTENGIGGKQYTIKHDGNGNTHVSDLTIVDVRTAKEVSFLLERAAHSRSVGKTQMNEQSSRSHFVFTLRISGVNESTEQQVQGVLNLIDLAGSERLSKSGSTGDRLKETQAINKSLSSLSDVIFALAKKEDHVPFRNSKLTYLLQPCLGGDSKTLMVVNISPEPSSAGESLCSLRFASRVNACDIGIPRRQTNMRLPDSRLSYG, from the exons ATGGTGGGCACTGCGAGAAATGGGAGAGTCCGACACGCGTTTTCAGTGGTAAATGGGGGACAAGACTTGGGTCCGAGTAGCGCTCCGGCGAGTAATGCGGGTTCGGAGTGTGATGGTATTGAATTTACCAGAGAGGATGTTGAAGCATTGTTGAATGAGAGACCCAGAAGGAAGGACAGGTTCAATCTCAAG GAAAAATGTGACACTCTGACTGAGTATATTAAAAGGCTGAAACTTTGTATAAAATGGTTCCAAGAGCTTGAAGGAAGCTATCTGTTTGAGCGCGAGAAGTTACAGAATAGTGTTGAAGTGTCAGAGCGGCAATGCAATGAAATGG GGATCTTATTCAAAAACAAGGAAGAAGAATTGAATTCAATCATTGCGGAGCTGAGAAAAAGTTTTGCTTCTGTAGAAGAGAAATTTACAAAAGAAGAATTGGATAAGATG ACTGCAATGGAATCTCTCACTAGAGAAAGGGAGGCTAGGCTTGAAATTGAGCGATCGCAAAATTCCCTCTCGGATGAGCTTGGGAGAGTCCAAAGAGAGCTCTCAAGTGCTAATCAGAAG ATAACTTCACTGAATGATATGTACAAACGATTGCAAGACTACATTGCTAGCTTGCAACAATATAATAGTAAACTGCACATGGACCTCTCTACAGTTGAGGAAGACCTTAAGCGCgtagagaaggaaaagacTAGTATGGTGGAGAACCTGAGCATGTTAAGGGGTCAACTTTCAGTGACGAGG CAATCTCAAGATGATGCTATAAAGCAGAGGGATTCTTTGGTAAATGAAGTTGCATGCCTTCGGATGGAGTTGCAACAG GAAAGATGTCTGTCACAAAGTAACGAGATAAGGACTTTGAAGGACCAACTACTGACTGCAGAGGGGAAACTACAG ATGTCCGACTTATCTACACTGGAAACAAGAGCAGAATATGAAGGGCAAAAGAAACTTATAAGTGAGTTACAAACTCGCCTGGCAGATGCAGAATTTAAGCTTATTGATGGAGAGATGCTGCGTAAAAAGTTGCACAATACCATCTTG GAACTGAAAGGGAACATCCGCGTATTCTGTAGAGTGCGACCTCTGTTGGCTGATGATGGTCCTAGCACAGAAGGGAAGGTTATCTCTTATCCAACAGCAATGGATGCTCTCGGACGGGGCATTGATTTAGTGCAAACTG GGCAAAAACATTCTTTCACATTTGACAAAGTTTTTATGCCTGATGTATCACAAGAAGATGTATTTGAAGACATTTCGCAGCTTGTTCAAAGTGCCCTTGATGGTTATAAG GTTTGTATTTTTGCCTATGGACAAACAGGATCAGGGAAAACCTATACCATGATGGGTAACCCAGGAGATCCAGAGGAAAAAGGGCTGATACCCCGTTCACTagaacaaatttttaaaaccagaCAATCACTTCAACCACAAGGTTGGAAATATGAAATGCAG GTGTCGATGTTGGAAATATATAATGAAACTATTCGTGATCTATTATCACCAAATCGATCATCTTCAGATATGTTACGAACAGAAAATGGTATTGGTGGAAAGCAATATACGATCAAACATGATGGAAATGGAAACACTCATGTATCTGATCTTACCATTGTGGATGTGCGCACTGCTAAAGAGGTCTCATTTCTCTTAGAGCGGGCTGCACATAGCAG GTCTGTAGGCAAAACCCAAATGAACGAGCAATCGTCAAGAAGCCATTTTGTCTTCACACTACGCATATCTGGTGTCAATGAG AGTACTGAACAACAAGTACAAGGTGTCCTGAATCTTATTGATCTTGCCGGGAGTGAACGACTTTCTAAAAGTGGGTCAACTGGGGACCGACTGAAAGAAACTCAA GCCATCAACAAAAGTCTCTCATCTTTAAGTGATGTAATATTTGCCTTGGCAAAGAAGGAGGACCACGTACCATTTCGGAACTCAAAGCTTACATATCTTCTTCAG CCATGCCTAGGAGGAGACTCAAAGACATTGATGGTCGTAAACATCTCTCCTGAGCCCTCTTCAGCGGGTGAATCACTCTGTTCACTTCGTTTTGCTTCACGAGTAAATGCTTGTGATATTGGAATTCCACGACGTCAGACCAATATGCGGCTTCCAGATTCACGTTTGAGCTACGGTTGA
- the LOC109948390 gene encoding thioredoxin-like protein CXXS1: MDVHDQRQLKKSRVVRVNSEELWDFFITQAANQGCPGVALKMEIKAMPTFLMMKGGGSTDKLVGANPYAIKKMLK; this comes from the exons ATGGATGTGCATGATCAGCGGCAGCTCAAGAAGTCAAGGGTTGTCAGAGTGAACTCTGAGGAATTATGGGATTTCTTTATCACTCAAGCTGCCAATCAAGGCTGCCCt GGAGTTGCCCTCAAGATGGAAATTAAAGCCATGCCTACTTTCCTCATGATGAAAGGAGGAGGCTCAACTGATAAGCTTGTGGGTGCTAATCCATATGCCATCAAGAAAATGCTCAAATAA
- the LOC18781469 gene encoding kinesin-like protein KIN-14N isoform X1 produces the protein MVGTARNGRVRHAFSVVNGGQDLGPSSAPASNAGSECDGIEFTREDVEALLNERPRRKDRFNLKEKCDTLTEYIKRLKLCIKWFQELEGSYLFEREKLQNSVEVSERQCNEMGILFKNKEEELNSIIAELRKSFASVEEKFTKEELDKMTAMESLTREREARLEIERSQNSLSDELGRVQRELSSANQKITSLNDMYKRLQDYIASLQQYNSKLHMDLSTVEEDLKRVEKEKTSMVENLSMLRGQLSVTRQSQDDAIKQRDSLVNEVACLRMELQQVRDDRDRHQLQVQTLTAEYTKYKESMEKSCFDLDNLTSKKDELEERCLSQSNEIRTLKDQLLTAEGKLQMSDLSTLETRAEYEGQKKLISELQTRLADAEFKLIDGEMLRKKLHNTILELKGNIRVFCRVRPLLADDGPSTEGKVISYPTAMDALGRGIDLVQTGQKHSFTFDKVFMPDVSQEDVFEDISQLVQSALDGYKVCIFAYGQTGSGKTYTMMGNPGDPEEKGLIPRSLEQIFKTRQSLQPQGWKYEMQVSMLEIYNETIRDLLSPNRSSSDMLRTENGIGGKQYTIKHDGNGNTHVSDLTIVDVRTAKEVSFLLERAAHSRSVGKTQMNEQSSRSHFVFTLRISGVNESTEQQVQGVLNLIDLAGSERLSKSGSTGDRLKETQAINKSLSSLSDVIFALAKKEDHVPFRNSKLTYLLQPCLGGDSKTLMVVNISPEPSSAGESLCSLRFASRVNACDIGIPRRQTNMRLPDSRLSYG, from the exons ATGGTGGGCACTGCGAGAAATGGGAGAGTCCGACACGCGTTTTCAGTGGTAAATGGGGGACAAGACTTGGGTCCGAGTAGCGCTCCGGCGAGTAATGCGGGTTCGGAGTGTGATGGTATTGAATTTACCAGAGAGGATGTTGAAGCATTGTTGAATGAGAGACCCAGAAGGAAGGACAGGTTCAATCTCAAG GAAAAATGTGACACTCTGACTGAGTATATTAAAAGGCTGAAACTTTGTATAAAATGGTTCCAAGAGCTTGAAGGAAGCTATCTGTTTGAGCGCGAGAAGTTACAGAATAGTGTTGAAGTGTCAGAGCGGCAATGCAATGAAATGG GGATCTTATTCAAAAACAAGGAAGAAGAATTGAATTCAATCATTGCGGAGCTGAGAAAAAGTTTTGCTTCTGTAGAAGAGAAATTTACAAAAGAAGAATTGGATAAGATG ACTGCAATGGAATCTCTCACTAGAGAAAGGGAGGCTAGGCTTGAAATTGAGCGATCGCAAAATTCCCTCTCGGATGAGCTTGGGAGAGTCCAAAGAGAGCTCTCAAGTGCTAATCAGAAG ATAACTTCACTGAATGATATGTACAAACGATTGCAAGACTACATTGCTAGCTTGCAACAATATAATAGTAAACTGCACATGGACCTCTCTACAGTTGAGGAAGACCTTAAGCGCgtagagaaggaaaagacTAGTATGGTGGAGAACCTGAGCATGTTAAGGGGTCAACTTTCAGTGACGAGG CAATCTCAAGATGATGCTATAAAGCAGAGGGATTCTTTGGTAAATGAAGTTGCATGCCTTCGGATGGAGTTGCAACAGGTGAGAGATGATCGTGATCGACATCAACTCCAAGTGCAGACTCTAACAGCTGAATATACAAAGTATAAAGAGTCGATGGAAAAATCTTGTTTTGACTTGGATAACCTCACATCAAAAAAGGACGAACTGGAG GAAAGATGTCTGTCACAAAGTAACGAGATAAGGACTTTGAAGGACCAACTACTGACTGCAGAGGGGAAACTACAG ATGTCCGACTTATCTACACTGGAAACAAGAGCAGAATATGAAGGGCAAAAGAAACTTATAAGTGAGTTACAAACTCGCCTGGCAGATGCAGAATTTAAGCTTATTGATGGAGAGATGCTGCGTAAAAAGTTGCACAATACCATCTTG GAACTGAAAGGGAACATCCGCGTATTCTGTAGAGTGCGACCTCTGTTGGCTGATGATGGTCCTAGCACAGAAGGGAAGGTTATCTCTTATCCAACAGCAATGGATGCTCTCGGACGGGGCATTGATTTAGTGCAAACTG GGCAAAAACATTCTTTCACATTTGACAAAGTTTTTATGCCTGATGTATCACAAGAAGATGTATTTGAAGACATTTCGCAGCTTGTTCAAAGTGCCCTTGATGGTTATAAG GTTTGTATTTTTGCCTATGGACAAACAGGATCAGGGAAAACCTATACCATGATGGGTAACCCAGGAGATCCAGAGGAAAAAGGGCTGATACCCCGTTCACTagaacaaatttttaaaaccagaCAATCACTTCAACCACAAGGTTGGAAATATGAAATGCAG GTGTCGATGTTGGAAATATATAATGAAACTATTCGTGATCTATTATCACCAAATCGATCATCTTCAGATATGTTACGAACAGAAAATGGTATTGGTGGAAAGCAATATACGATCAAACATGATGGAAATGGAAACACTCATGTATCTGATCTTACCATTGTGGATGTGCGCACTGCTAAAGAGGTCTCATTTCTCTTAGAGCGGGCTGCACATAGCAG GTCTGTAGGCAAAACCCAAATGAACGAGCAATCGTCAAGAAGCCATTTTGTCTTCACACTACGCATATCTGGTGTCAATGAG AGTACTGAACAACAAGTACAAGGTGTCCTGAATCTTATTGATCTTGCCGGGAGTGAACGACTTTCTAAAAGTGGGTCAACTGGGGACCGACTGAAAGAAACTCAA GCCATCAACAAAAGTCTCTCATCTTTAAGTGATGTAATATTTGCCTTGGCAAAGAAGGAGGACCACGTACCATTTCGGAACTCAAAGCTTACATATCTTCTTCAG CCATGCCTAGGAGGAGACTCAAAGACATTGATGGTCGTAAACATCTCTCCTGAGCCCTCTTCAGCGGGTGAATCACTCTGTTCACTTCGTTTTGCTTCACGAGTAAATGCTTGTGATATTGGAATTCCACGACGTCAGACCAATATGCGGCTTCCAGATTCACGTTTGAGCTACGGTTGA